A section of the Solitalea canadensis DSM 3403 genome encodes:
- the dnaB gene encoding replicative DNA helicase: protein MSTDNFDSNSRSKTDRRSTGRKSPAQLIGGKLPPQAVELEEAVLGSIMIEKNALTSVIEFLRPEIFYKDAHQKIFKAIMDLYSESSPVDILTVTNQLRKSGDLEMVGGAFYITELTNRVASAANIEFHARIVAQKYLQRQLIEISTETVNMAYEDTTDIFELLDKAEGDLFKITEGNLRRNAENMADLVKKAVIEIEKLKDKTDGLTGVPSGFTALDRVTSGWQKSDLVIIAARPAMGKTAFILSAVRNAAVGFNFPVAVFSLEMSSVQLVNRLIAGEAELEAEKLKKGNLAQHEWQQLHSKVGKLAEAPIYIDDTPGLNVFELRAKVRRMKQQYGIQMIVIDYLQLMHGSGDAKGNREQEISGISRALKGIAKELNVPVIALSQLSRAVETRGGDKKPMLSDLRESGSIEQDADMVLFLYRPEYYGFTQDESGRSTAGVAEVIIAKHRNGSLENVPLKFVGKYIKYQDLDPDNFDFGGFDSANLNAASGLTPSAGFDDERPQNFIIRPSKMNEFDDGNDDFAPF, encoded by the coding sequence ATGAGTACTGATAATTTCGATTCCAATTCACGTTCTAAAACTGACAGACGCTCCACAGGAAGAAAAAGCCCTGCACAGCTTATTGGCGGTAAATTACCTCCTCAGGCTGTTGAATTGGAAGAAGCAGTTTTAGGATCAATTATGATCGAAAAAAATGCACTAACATCAGTTATTGAATTCCTTCGTCCTGAGATTTTTTACAAAGACGCTCACCAAAAGATATTTAAAGCCATTATGGACTTGTACAGCGAGTCCTCTCCTGTAGATATTTTAACTGTTACTAATCAATTACGTAAAAGTGGTGATTTAGAAATGGTTGGTGGAGCTTTTTACATTACGGAACTAACTAATCGAGTGGCTTCGGCTGCAAACATAGAGTTTCATGCTCGTATCGTTGCTCAGAAATATTTGCAACGTCAGTTGATTGAAATTTCAACTGAAACGGTAAATATGGCTTATGAGGACACTACTGATATTTTTGAGTTATTAGATAAAGCAGAAGGTGATCTTTTCAAAATTACGGAAGGTAACTTAAGAAGAAATGCCGAAAACATGGCAGATCTTGTTAAAAAAGCTGTTATTGAAATTGAGAAACTCAAAGATAAAACGGATGGTTTAACCGGGGTACCTTCTGGTTTTACCGCCTTAGACCGTGTTACATCCGGTTGGCAAAAATCTGACTTAGTAATTATTGCAGCTCGTCCAGCAATGGGTAAAACGGCATTCATCCTGAGTGCTGTTAGAAACGCCGCAGTAGGCTTTAACTTCCCTGTGGCTGTATTTTCCCTGGAGATGTCATCGGTACAGTTAGTAAACCGTTTGATTGCAGGAGAAGCGGAATTAGAGGCCGAAAAACTTAAGAAAGGAAATTTGGCTCAGCATGAATGGCAACAACTTCATTCTAAAGTTGGTAAACTTGCTGAAGCTCCTATCTATATTGACGATACACCTGGCTTAAACGTATTTGAATTACGTGCTAAAGTTCGTCGTATGAAACAACAGTACGGTATCCAAATGATCGTAATCGATTATCTTCAGCTGATGCATGGTTCAGGTGATGCAAAAGGTAACCGTGAGCAAGAGATCAGTGGTATTTCCAGGGCATTAAAAGGTATTGCCAAAGAACTGAATGTTCCGGTAATTGCACTTTCTCAGTTAAGCCGTGCAGTAGAAACACGTGGTGGTGATAAAAAACCTATGCTTTCTGACTTGCGTGAATCTGGATCTATTGAACAGGATGCCGACATGGTATTGTTCTTATATCGTCCGGAATATTATGGATTTACTCAGGATGAAAGCGGTCGTTCAACTGCGGGGGTAGCAGAAGTTATTATTGCTAAACACCGTAACGGTTCATTAGAGAACGTTCCATTGAAATTCGTTGGTAAATACATCAAATACCAGGATCTTGACCCAGATAACTTTGATTTTGGCGGCTTTGATTCAGCTAATCTAAATGCCGCTTCAGGCTTAACACCTTCTGCCGGTTTTGATGATGAACGTCCTCAGAACTTTATTATCCGTCCGTCTAAAATGAATGAGTTCGATGATGGTAATGATGATTTTGCACCATTTTAG
- a CDS encoding tetratricopeptide repeat protein: protein MQNTRLEQLKQYLLNEPDDSFLKYAIATEYIKLDQLDEALNYFTELVTTDENYVGTYYHLGKLYEKLSKKDDAEATYKKGLMIARKAGKMHAAAELQQALNSVLGLDYEDD from the coding sequence ATGCAAAACACTCGTTTAGAGCAATTGAAACAATATTTATTGAATGAGCCTGATGATTCATTCCTAAAATACGCAATAGCAACCGAATATATTAAGCTTGATCAACTGGATGAGGCATTAAATTATTTTACAGAATTAGTAACTACCGATGAAAATTATGTAGGTACCTATTATCATTTGGGTAAACTTTATGAAAAACTAAGCAAAAAGGATGATGCAGAAGCTACCTATAAAAAAGGGTTAATGATTGCCAGAAAGGCTGGTAAAATGCATGCTGCAGCAGAATTGCAGCAGGCATTGAATTCGGTGTTGGGTTTAGATTATGAGGATGATTAA
- the chrA gene encoding chromate efflux transporter, protein MTPKKNLFLRDVLKYTLTAFGGPQVHMALMLREFVQKRNYLTEEELLELNALCQVLPGPASTQTITAIGYKIGGLWFAILTFLIWLLPSAILMALAAILFATYSSKIEVPKLLKIIEPMALGFVAYAGYIFARKVLNNKLTILLAVVSLTCSLLLKNPHVFPFMFPGLIFFGGYITSKTNKNLEERDLGEKLVINVNKKKVAYFFGILIFFALLGALINRTSFFSLPVRLFENFYRNGALIFGGGQVLIPYMYTEFVELKKYLTTQEFLSGYALQQVIPGPVFSFSSFLGGMAMKNGGIGGQLLGSLAAVLGINLPGLILILFIVPFWNDLKKITRIKNSLVGVNAVSVGFVVAAFFLLLKPIGINYFSIGIIVVTFCLLRFTKIPAAIIMFSGLILSFLI, encoded by the coding sequence TTGACCCCAAAAAAAAATCTTTTTCTTCGTGATGTACTTAAATATACATTAACTGCCTTTGGTGGGCCGCAGGTACACATGGCTTTAATGTTGCGAGAATTTGTGCAAAAACGAAATTATCTTACTGAAGAAGAATTATTGGAGTTAAATGCTCTTTGTCAGGTATTGCCCGGACCTGCATCAACACAGACAATTACGGCTATCGGATATAAAATAGGAGGGTTGTGGTTTGCCATTTTAACTTTTCTTATTTGGCTGTTGCCATCAGCAATTCTGATGGCTTTGGCTGCAATTCTTTTTGCTACTTATTCCTCAAAAATTGAGGTCCCTAAATTGCTTAAAATCATAGAACCTATGGCGCTGGGTTTTGTAGCCTATGCGGGGTATATTTTTGCCAGAAAAGTACTGAATAACAAGTTAACCATTTTGCTGGCCGTTGTTTCTCTTACTTGTTCGCTTTTGCTTAAAAATCCGCATGTATTTCCATTTATGTTTCCGGGTTTGATTTTTTTTGGTGGATACATTACTTCTAAAACTAATAAGAATTTAGAAGAACGGGATTTGGGTGAAAAATTGGTAATCAATGTAAATAAAAAGAAAGTGGCTTACTTCTTTGGTATCCTTATCTTTTTTGCATTGTTAGGTGCTTTAATCAATAGAACTTCATTCTTTAGTTTACCTGTCCGTTTGTTTGAGAACTTCTATCGTAATGGGGCATTGATATTCGGTGGCGGACAAGTGTTGATCCCGTACATGTACACGGAGTTCGTTGAGCTTAAAAAATACCTCACAACTCAGGAATTTCTTTCTGGTTATGCTTTACAACAGGTGATTCCTGGACCTGTTTTTTCCTTTAGTTCTTTTTTAGGAGGAATGGCCATGAAAAATGGAGGAATAGGGGGGCAACTTTTGGGAAGTTTAGCAGCAGTGTTAGGTATAAATTTACCCGGATTGATCTTGATATTGTTCATTGTTCCATTCTGGAATGATCTTAAGAAGATCACACGTATCAAGAATTCACTAGTTGGAGTAAACGCTGTTTCTGTTGGTTTTGTAGTTGCAGCTTTTTTCCTTCTTTTAAAACCTATCGGAATAAATTATTTCTCAATAGGTATAATTGTAGTCACATTTTGTTTGTTAAGGTTCACAAAAATACCCGCAGCCATTATTATGTTCAGCGGGCTTATATTAAGCTTTTTAATATAG
- a CDS encoding DUF3667 domain-containing protein — MHKHYRKENNCLNCGTTVNGKFCSECGQENIETKENFWHFLSHNVGHYFHFDSKFFKSIIPLITKPGVLTKEYIEGKRASHFPPASMYLFISVIFFLILFGQKSLVKVNDHGKLLNEQEKEAIIKSTIKESLSNSTLKIDSVLSDSTKNKDNDLYWRGKKGYTAEQYEKDQLKLKEADRDDSFTHFINKRTIELGEKERQEAFWESFKHNIPKTMFLLLPLFAVCLRITFYKSKLYYVEHLVYSLHLHTFIFILLSAFILIGALPLPANAKDFLTFAFIMTLIWYIYRSLRVVYGQGRWKTAFKIMLLYLLYAICFVFSLLLITMILFSTF, encoded by the coding sequence ATGCACAAACATTACCGGAAAGAAAATAACTGTTTAAACTGCGGAACAACTGTAAATGGAAAATTCTGCTCTGAATGCGGACAGGAAAACATTGAAACAAAGGAAAATTTCTGGCATTTTCTTTCACACAACGTAGGCCATTATTTCCATTTCGATTCTAAATTCTTCAAAAGCATCATTCCACTGATCACAAAACCAGGTGTTTTAACAAAAGAATATATTGAAGGGAAAAGAGCCAGCCACTTCCCTCCTGCCAGCATGTACTTATTTATAAGTGTTATTTTCTTTCTGATTTTATTTGGACAGAAAAGTCTGGTTAAAGTAAATGATCACGGCAAACTTTTAAATGAACAGGAAAAAGAAGCTATTATCAAAAGTACTATTAAAGAAAGTTTAAGCAACTCAACTTTAAAAATTGACTCTGTTCTTTCAGACTCAACTAAAAATAAAGATAATGATCTTTATTGGAGAGGAAAAAAAGGATATACTGCCGAGCAGTATGAGAAAGATCAGCTTAAATTGAAAGAAGCTGACAGAGATGATAGTTTCACTCATTTTATAAATAAAAGAACAATAGAACTTGGGGAAAAAGAACGACAAGAGGCTTTTTGGGAATCATTTAAACATAATATACCAAAAACAATGTTCCTGCTGTTGCCTTTATTTGCAGTTTGTTTGCGTATCACTTTTTATAAGTCGAAACTTTATTATGTAGAGCATCTTGTTTATTCCTTACACCTGCACACGTTTATTTTCATATTACTCTCTGCATTCATCCTTATAGGAGCACTGCCTCTTCCGGCTAATGCTAAAGACTTCCTTACTTTTGCTTTTATTATGACTTTGATTTGGTATATATACCGGTCACTAAGGGTTGTTTACGGACAAGGAAGATGGAAAACTGCATTCAAAATAATGCTTCTCTATTTGCTCTATGCTATCTGTTTTGTTTTCAGCTTACTGCTTATTACGATGATCTTGTTTAGTACTTTTTAG
- a CDS encoding electron transfer flavoprotein subunit alpha/FixB family protein, whose amino-acid sequence MSVLVYVENADGKFKKSTFEVVSYAKEVANQLGTSLTALSIGNVDDASLAELGKYGAQKVLFVNNDKLKSFVNQAYASIVAQAAKAEGSKIVVLAASFSGKGLAPRIAVKLEAGLVDGAVELPELGGGKFIVKKTAFSGKAFAHVELTSDVKIISLVPNSFKVVERAESPAIEAFSASTAENDFSIMIKDIVRASDKISLPDAELVVSAGRGLKGPENWGMIEELANLLGAATACSKPVSDAGWRPHSEHVGQTGIAISPNLYIAIGISGAIQHLAGVSSSKVIVVINKDPEAPFFKVADYGIVGDAFEVVPKIIEAVKKLKDAA is encoded by the coding sequence ATGTCAGTATTAGTATATGTTGAAAATGCCGATGGCAAATTCAAAAAATCAACGTTTGAAGTAGTTTCTTATGCAAAAGAGGTTGCAAATCAATTAGGAACAAGCTTAACAGCTCTTTCTATTGGCAATGTAGATGATGCATCTTTAGCTGAATTAGGCAAATATGGTGCTCAAAAAGTACTTTTCGTAAATAATGATAAATTAAAAAGTTTTGTTAACCAAGCTTATGCATCCATTGTAGCTCAGGCTGCAAAAGCAGAAGGTTCTAAAATAGTAGTGCTTGCAGCAAGCTTTTCGGGAAAAGGTCTTGCCCCTCGCATTGCGGTAAAATTAGAAGCTGGTTTAGTTGATGGTGCGGTTGAATTACCTGAATTGGGTGGTGGCAAATTTATTGTTAAGAAAACTGCTTTTTCTGGTAAGGCATTTGCTCATGTTGAATTAACTTCTGATGTTAAGATCATTTCATTGGTTCCTAACTCATTTAAAGTTGTTGAGCGTGCTGAGTCTCCAGCAATTGAAGCTTTCTCGGCATCTACTGCTGAAAATGATTTTAGCATCATGATCAAAGACATCGTTCGCGCATCAGATAAGATCTCCTTACCTGATGCTGAATTAGTTGTTTCCGCTGGTCGTGGATTAAAAGGTCCGGAGAACTGGGGAATGATTGAAGAATTGGCTAACTTATTAGGAGCTGCAACAGCATGTTCAAAACCTGTATCAGATGCAGGCTGGAGACCTCACTCTGAGCACGTTGGACAAACTGGTATTGCTATCAGCCCTAATCTTTATATTGCAATTGGTATTTCAGGTGCAATTCAGCATCTGGCAGGTGTGAGTTCTTCAAAAGTGATCGTTGTAATTAACAAAGATCCTGAAGCTCCATTCTTCAAAGTAGCTGATTATGGCATAGTTGGCGATGCTTTTGAAGTTGTTCCTAAAATTATTGAGGCTGTTAAAAAGCTGAAAGACGCTGCGTAA
- a CDS encoding NupC/NupG family nucleoside CNT transporter translates to MGRFTGLFGIALILGIAFLMSNNKRKINYRVVLSGLLLQVIIAVLVFKVPFVRHFFEMLGHGMEKIEHFAFQGASFVYGGLGVDKGNGVIGNYNSGGFVFAFNVTATIILVCALVAVFYHFGIMQRIVSLIARAMNFIMRVSGAEALSNVASAFVGQVEAQVMIRPYLKTMTKSELLASMSGSLACIAGGILVVYAKMGAQAGMDLAPKLITASLMAAPGALVISKILYPETEESQTLGHVKLDVKSNYSNVIDAISHGAADGFKIAMNVIAMLIGFIAIIALLDALLLWTGQLFSPDLNLSLNYIFGKIFYPFAWAMGVPSEDVNSVATLLGQKITVNEFVAFLNLTSKTVPVVTEKGLMIVSIAICGFANFSSVGMQIGGIGALVPERRADLAKLGLKALLCGTLASYLSATIAGILM, encoded by the coding sequence ATGGGTAGATTTACCGGTTTATTCGGCATTGCACTTATTTTGGGCATTGCTTTTTTAATGTCCAATAATAAAAGAAAAATTAATTATCGTGTAGTGCTGAGCGGTTTATTGCTCCAGGTAATCATTGCAGTATTGGTTTTTAAAGTTCCATTTGTACGTCATTTCTTTGAAATGCTGGGTCATGGAATGGAAAAAATTGAACATTTCGCATTTCAGGGTGCATCGTTTGTATATGGAGGTTTAGGTGTTGATAAAGGGAATGGTGTTATTGGTAACTATAACTCCGGTGGATTTGTATTTGCTTTTAATGTTACTGCTACCATTATATTAGTTTGCGCATTAGTGGCTGTATTTTATCATTTTGGTATAATGCAACGTATTGTATCTCTTATTGCTAGAGCAATGAACTTTATTATGCGTGTTAGTGGTGCCGAAGCATTAAGTAATGTTGCCAGTGCATTTGTTGGTCAGGTGGAAGCCCAAGTAATGATACGCCCCTATCTTAAGACAATGACCAAAAGTGAGCTTTTAGCAAGTATGAGCGGAAGCTTGGCCTGTATTGCTGGTGGTATTTTGGTTGTTTATGCTAAAATGGGTGCTCAAGCTGGAATGGACCTGGCTCCTAAATTAATTACAGCAAGTTTAATGGCTGCTCCCGGCGCTTTAGTTATTTCTAAAATTTTATATCCTGAAACTGAAGAAAGCCAAACATTAGGGCATGTTAAACTGGATGTAAAAAGTAATTATTCCAATGTAATCGATGCGATTTCTCACGGTGCGGCAGATGGTTTTAAAATTGCCATGAATGTAATCGCGATGCTGATTGGCTTCATTGCTATTATTGCTTTGCTAGATGCTTTATTGTTATGGACGGGACAACTTTTTAGTCCTGATTTAAACTTAAGCCTTAATTACATTTTCGGCAAAATCTTTTATCCTTTTGCATGGGCTATGGGTGTTCCAAGTGAAGATGTAAATAGTGTTGCTACTTTACTGGGTCAAAAAATAACAGTAAATGAATTTGTTGCCTTTTTGAATTTAACGAGCAAAACGGTGCCGGTTGTTACAGAAAAAGGATTAATGATTGTAAGTATTGCAATTTGCGGTTTTGCTAACTTCAGCAGTGTTGGGATGCAAATTGGCGGTATCGGAGCTCTTGTACCAGAACGTCGTGCGGACTTAGCCAAATTAGGCTTAAAAGCACTATTATGTGGTACATTAGCATCTTATCTTTCTGCTACAATTGCAGGTATCTTGATGTAA
- a CDS encoding bifunctional nuclease family protein has product MKKIKLDIVGLSYSQTQSGAYALVMGEVNGRRRLPIIIGGFEAQAIAIEIEKMTPTRPLTHDLFKSFALAFNIQIQEVIIYNLVDGIFYAKLICFDGKKSLEVDARTSDAIALAVRFNCPIYTYEFILSQAGILIEGNEFVFLENVEGKEDSPNVSSPGVSSYASLSDDELRVQLKAALEEEAYEKAAKIRDELSRRKAS; this is encoded by the coding sequence ATGAAGAAGATTAAGCTTGATATTGTAGGATTATCATACAGCCAAACCCAGTCGGGGGCGTATGCATTAGTTATGGGTGAAGTTAATGGTCGTCGTCGTTTACCTATTATCATTGGCGGATTTGAAGCTCAGGCGATTGCCATTGAGATTGAAAAAATGACTCCTACCCGCCCGCTTACACACGATCTCTTCAAATCATTTGCCTTAGCCTTTAATATTCAGATTCAGGAAGTTATTATTTATAATCTTGTTGACGGAATATTTTACGCAAAACTTATCTGCTTTGATGGAAAAAAATCGTTGGAAGTTGATGCTCGCACTTCAGATGCAATAGCATTAGCAGTTCGCTTTAACTGCCCGATTTACACCTATGAATTTATCTTATCCCAAGCTGGCATATTGATCGAAGGCAACGAATTCGTTTTCCTTGAGAATGTTGAAGGTAAAGAAGATTCTCCTAATGTTTCATCTCCGGGAGTAAGTAGTTATGCTTCTTTATCAGATGATGAATTACGTGTTCAATTAAAAGCAGCCCTTGAGGAAGAAGCCTATGAAAAAGCAGCCAAAATACGGGATGAATTAAGCCGAAGAAAAGCTTCATAA
- a CDS encoding electron transfer flavoprotein subunit beta/FixA family protein: protein MKVLVCISNVPDTTTKIAFTDNNTQFNTAGVQYIINPYDEIALARAIELCEGGKGTITVINVGDASTEPTIRKALAIGADDAIRVNAAPRDAYFVAKQIANVAKDGGYDFILTGRESIDYNGSQVAAMVGEFLSIPSISIIKKLAVEGDKATLEREIEGGKEVIESPLPFIASCAEGVAEPKIPNMRGIMSARTKPLAVIEAVEIAKVAEVKSYDTPAPRGQVKMIAADDAAKLVDALHSEAKVI from the coding sequence ATGAAAGTACTAGTTTGTATAAGTAACGTTCCCGACACCACAACAAAAATAGCCTTTACGGATAACAATACACAATTCAATACTGCTGGTGTGCAATATATCATTAATCCATATGATGAAATTGCCCTTGCACGTGCAATTGAGCTTTGTGAAGGTGGAAAAGGAACGATAACCGTTATAAATGTTGGGGATGCTTCAACTGAACCAACTATACGCAAAGCATTGGCTATTGGGGCAGATGATGCAATCCGTGTAAATGCAGCTCCTCGTGATGCCTACTTTGTGGCTAAGCAAATTGCCAATGTTGCTAAAGACGGTGGCTATGACTTTATTTTAACCGGACGCGAGTCAATTGACTATAACGGTTCTCAGGTGGCTGCCATGGTTGGTGAATTTTTATCAATTCCATCCATCTCTATCATTAAAAAATTAGCCGTAGAGGGTGACAAAGCTACTTTGGAGCGTGAAATTGAAGGAGGAAAAGAAGTTATCGAGTCACCTCTTCCATTTATTGCAAGCTGTGCAGAAGGTGTTGCTGAACCTAAAATCCCGAATATGCGTGGAATTATGTCGGCACGTACCAAACCATTAGCTGTAATTGAAGCAGTTGAAATCGCTAAAGTTGCTGAAGTAAAATCTTATGATACCCCTGCTCCTCGTGGTCAGGTTAAGATGATTGCAGCAGACGATGCAGCTAAATTAGTGGATGCATTACATTCAGAAGCTAAAGTGATCTAA